ACGGGCTCAGCCCTGCTGGCCGGCCCGTCGCGGCAGCTTCCGTGCGAGCACCGACCACCGCTTGGTCGCCCGCTCGCGCCAGCGCTCACCGAACGCGGTCCACCGGTCCGAGACAGCCCACACCACCCGTGCGGCCGAACGCGGCGCGAGCGTCACACGCAGTCGCGTCAGCCGGCTCACCGAAGCGTTCAGGCCGTCATGGACGCGCCGGACGTCCTCGGCGAGCCCCGCCACGGGCTGCGGGTTCGGCGCGTACAGCACCTGCTCCACCGCGGCCGCCACCCGGTGGACGGCCTCCGCGGGACCGCTGGTCAGCTGCCCCACGCGGACGATCCGCGCGGCGGCCTTCCGGGGGGTCTGTGACTCGTCCGGCGCAATGCCGTGGTCCCAGGCCGAATCGGTCACTTCCAGCCAGGCGGCCAGCGTCCGCGCCGCCGCCTCCGCCGGGGTGCGCGCCCCCGACCCCAGGCGCGCGGCCCGGACCCTGGTCCGCCACAGCAACGGCAGCAGCGGCAGAGCGAGGACGAGGAGCGCCGCCAGGCCGATGCCCACGATCATCAGGATGGGCGAACCGTCACCGCCGGATCCGGTCGCGATCGCCGGAGCGATGCTCGCGCAGCCGCCCTGCTTCTTCTGGTCGGGCGGGCAGGTGTCCGAGGCGGACGGCGCCGTGGAGGGCTCGGACGAGGTGGTGGGTTCCGGGGCGTCCGGGTCGTCCGTGTCACCGGAGGGGACGTCCGCGCGTGTGTAGTCCGGCACCGTGCCGCGGCTCGGCGTCGGCTCGAAACGGGTCCAGCCCACGCCCTCGAAGTACAGCTCGGGCCAGGCGTGCGCGTCGCGCAGCCCGACCGACATCGAACCGTCCCCCGCGGCGGTGCCAGGGGTGAAGCCCACCGCGACCCGCGCCGGTATCCCCAGCGTCCGCGCCATGGAGGCCATCGCGAAGGAGAAGTGGACGCAGAAGCCCTCCTTCTGCTTCAGGAACCGCTCGATCGCCGAGGGGCCGCTGCCCGCGCGTACCTGGGTGTTGTACGTGAACCCGCCGTCCGAGGCGAAGTAGTCCTGGAGCTTGACCGCCTGCTCGTACTGGTTCCCGGCGCCCTTGGTGACCTGCCGGGCCCGCTCCGCGACCAGCTGAGGCAGCGAGTCCGGCACCTTCGTGAACTCGCGCCGCAGATCGTCGGGCGGCTCCGGCGCGGCCGCGAGCTGCTCGGCCGTGGGCTCCACGACCAGGCTCTTCACCTTGTACTGCGCGCCTCGCGTGGTCTGGCCCCGGTCGCCGACGAGGGCGCGGCCCACCGGCTCGTACCGCCAGCGGCCGTCGATCTCCACCTGGCTG
The window above is part of the Streptomyces venezuelae genome. Proteins encoded here:
- a CDS encoding DUF3488 and DUF4129 domain-containing transglutaminase family protein; this translates as MSGRARLAVCATAATLMASGSLLPLVDPATWFLQAIVLLVLQSGVGALARRVPLARPLTVAVQALVSLFLLTLVFAREQAPAGIVPGPDVFRRFGLLLEAGGNDVSQYMIPAPLSDGIRLMLVGGVLVIGLAVDALAVTFRTAAPAGLPLLALYSVAAGLSDGGAGWLWFLLAAAGYLLLLLAEGRDRLSQWGRVFGGAARTPGRVTGGLESNSGALAPVRTGRRIGAVALGIALVVPLALPALDGGLLDGSGGAGGDGSGGGGTISAVNPLVALQDSLNQPEDREVLSYRTNAETTDEMYLRIVSLDQFDGTTWKTTVRRIQDVPSPLETPQGLRPDVRRTEIQTNIAAADSYAQNWLPMPFPASQVEIDGRWRYEPVGRALVGDRGQTTRGAQYKVKSLVVEPTAEQLAAAPEPPDDLRREFTKVPDSLPQLVAERARQVTKGAGNQYEQAVKLQDYFASDGGFTYNTQVRAGSGPSAIERFLKQKEGFCVHFSFAMASMARTLGIPARVAVGFTPGTAAGDGSMSVGLRDAHAWPELYFEGVGWTRFEPTPSRGTVPDYTRADVPSGDTDDPDAPEPTTSSEPSTAPSASDTCPPDQKKQGGCASIAPAIATGSGGDGSPILMIVGIGLAALLVLALPLLPLLWRTRVRAARLGSGARTPAEAAARTLAAWLEVTDSAWDHGIAPDESQTPRKAAARIVRVGQLTSGPAEAVHRVAAAVEQVLYAPNPQPVAGLAEDVRRVHDGLNASVSRLTRLRVTLAPRSAARVVWAVSDRWTAFGERWRERATKRWSVLARKLPRRAGQQG